The Streptomyces sp. NL15-2K genome contains a region encoding:
- a CDS encoding aminopeptidase P family protein translates to MAEELTPETPEPESDEPIKKRKNGLYPGVSDELAENMKYGWADTELRDLQPVPQAAETAARRAALSARFPGERLVIPAGNLKTRSNDTEYPFRASVEYAYLTGGRPDESTDGVLVLEPKSGGHDATIYLLPRSDRENGEFWLSGQGELWVGRRHSLGESEALYGIPAADVRGLADQLREATGPVRVVRGYDAGIEAALTDKVTAERDEELRVFLSEARLVKDEFEIGELQKAVDSTVRGFEDVVRVLDKAEATSERYIEGTFFLRARVEGNDVGYGTICAAGPHACTLHWVRNDGPVRSGDLLLLDAGVETHTYYTADVTRTLPVNGRYSEIQKKIYDAVYDAQEAGIAAVKPGAKYRDFHDAAQRVLAERLVEWGLVEGPVERVLELGLQRRWTLHGTGHMLGMDVHDCAAARVESYVDGTLEPGMCLTVEPGLYFQADDLTVPEEYRGIGVRIEDDILVTDGGNRNLSAGLPRRSDEVESWMAALKGA, encoded by the coding sequence GTGGCCGAAGAACTCACCCCGGAGACCCCGGAGCCTGAGTCCGATGAGCCGATCAAGAAGCGCAAGAACGGCCTGTACCCGGGCGTGTCCGACGAGCTCGCCGAGAACATGAAGTACGGCTGGGCCGACACGGAGCTGCGCGACCTGCAGCCGGTCCCGCAGGCCGCCGAGACCGCCGCCCGCCGGGCCGCGCTCTCCGCGCGCTTCCCTGGCGAGCGCCTGGTGATCCCCGCGGGCAACCTGAAGACCCGCTCGAACGACACCGAGTACCCCTTCCGGGCCTCGGTCGAGTACGCGTACCTCACTGGCGGCCGGCCCGACGAGAGCACAGACGGCGTGCTCGTCCTGGAGCCGAAGAGCGGCGGGCATGACGCGACGATCTACCTCCTGCCCCGCTCCGACCGTGAGAACGGCGAGTTCTGGCTGTCCGGGCAGGGCGAGCTGTGGGTGGGCCGCCGGCACTCGCTCGGCGAGTCCGAGGCCCTGTACGGCATCCCGGCCGCCGACGTGCGCGGGCTGGCCGACCAGCTGCGCGAGGCCACCGGCCCGGTCCGGGTCGTGCGCGGGTACGACGCCGGCATCGAGGCCGCGCTGACCGACAAGGTCACCGCCGAGCGCGACGAGGAGCTGCGCGTCTTCCTCTCCGAGGCACGTCTGGTCAAGGACGAGTTCGAGATCGGCGAGCTGCAGAAGGCGGTCGACTCCACGGTGCGCGGCTTCGAGGACGTCGTGCGCGTTCTGGACAAGGCCGAGGCCACCTCCGAGCGGTACATCGAGGGCACGTTCTTCCTCCGCGCGCGCGTGGAGGGCAACGACGTCGGCTACGGCACCATCTGCGCGGCCGGTCCGCACGCCTGCACGCTGCACTGGGTGCGCAACGACGGGCCGGTGCGGTCGGGCGACCTGCTGCTGCTGGACGCGGGCGTGGAGACGCACACGTACTACACCGCCGACGTCACGCGCACGCTGCCGGTCAACGGCCGCTACAGCGAGATCCAGAAGAAGATCTACGACGCCGTGTACGACGCCCAGGAGGCCGGTATCGCGGCGGTGAAGCCGGGCGCGAAGTACCGGGACTTCCATGACGCCGCGCAGCGCGTGCTGGCCGAGCGGCTGGTCGAGTGGGGGCTGGTCGAGGGGCCGGTCGAGCGGGTGCTGGAGCTGGGGTTGCAGCGGCGGTGGACCCTGCACGGGACCGGGCACATGCTCGGGATGGACGTGCATGACTGTGCGGCCGCGCGGGTGGAGTCCTACGTCGACGGCACGCTCGAGCCCGGTATGTGCCTGACGGTTGAGCCGGGGTTGTACTTCCAGGCCGATGATCTGACGGTGCCGGAGGAGTACCGGGGGATCGGTGTGCGGATCGAGGACGACATTCTGGTGACGGACGGTGGGAACCGGAATTTGTCGGCGGGGCTTCCTCGGCGCTCGGATGAGGTGGAGTCCTGGATGGCCGCTCTGAAGGGTGCGTGA
- a CDS encoding PLP-dependent aminotransferase family protein: protein MSQPRAPEGVGVDLHLEADAAEGRRAGLERALCDAVRDGRLAPGARLPATRRLATELGVSRGTVKAAYDQLVAEGFLTARQGSGTLVAPLPSVDPEPPEAATRARAPRFDLRPGSPDVGTFPAAAWLRALRRAIATAPSLAYDYCDPRGRIELRAALSGYLGRARGVLAPPERIVITSGYVQGLALLTRVLDGAAIAMEDPGLPFHREVVRRAGGRVVPVRVDGRGALGEDLGDAAAVVVTPAHQYPTGVTLHPERRRALTDWAHARGGLIVEDDYDGEFRYDRQPVGALQGMAPGQVVYLGTASKTLGPALRLGWMVLPPDLVDAVADAKLHSDHHTESIGQLALAELIDSHSYDRHVRACRLRYRRRRDQLVDRLGARRRVRGIAAGLHALVEVDDEAKVLARAEAEGLAVGHLGDHWHTPGGEGRPQGLVVGYGTPRERAYPQALEVLGKVLELGH, encoded by the coding sequence ATGTCACAGCCCCGCGCCCCTGAAGGCGTCGGCGTGGACCTGCATCTGGAAGCTGACGCCGCTGAGGGGCGTCGCGCGGGACTCGAGCGTGCCCTGTGTGACGCCGTGCGGGACGGGCGGCTCGCGCCCGGGGCGCGGTTGCCCGCGACCCGGCGGCTCGCGACTGAGCTGGGCGTCTCGCGGGGGACAGTGAAGGCGGCTTACGACCAGTTGGTCGCCGAGGGCTTTCTGACCGCGCGGCAGGGGTCAGGAACCCTGGTCGCCCCGCTGCCCTCCGTCGACCCCGAGCCGCCGGAGGCCGCTACACGCGCGCGTGCGCCGCGTTTCGATCTGCGGCCGGGCAGCCCGGACGTCGGGACGTTCCCGGCGGCGGCCTGGCTGCGGGCGCTGCGCCGGGCCATCGCTACGGCGCCCTCACTGGCGTACGACTACTGCGATCCGCGCGGCCGGATCGAACTGCGGGCGGCGCTGTCGGGGTACCTGGGGCGGGCGCGCGGGGTGCTCGCGCCTCCGGAGCGGATCGTGATCACCTCCGGGTACGTGCAGGGGCTGGCGCTGCTCACGCGCGTGCTGGACGGCGCCGCGATCGCCATGGAGGACCCCGGGCTGCCCTTCCACCGGGAGGTGGTGCGGCGGGCCGGCGGCCGTGTGGTGCCGGTGCGGGTGGACGGACGGGGGGCTCTGGGAGAGGACTTGGGGGACGCGGCGGCCGTCGTCGTCACGCCCGCGCACCAGTACCCGACCGGCGTGACCCTGCACCCGGAGCGGCGGAGGGCGCTGACCGACTGGGCACACGCGCGTGGTGGGCTGATCGTCGAGGACGACTACGACGGGGAGTTCCGGTACGACCGGCAACCCGTCGGGGCGCTCCAGGGGATGGCGCCGGGGCAGGTGGTGTACCTGGGGACCGCGTCCAAGACGCTGGGGCCCGCGCTGCGGCTCGGCTGGATGGTGCTGCCGCCGGACCTGGTCGACGCGGTGGCGGACGCCAAGCTGCACAGCGACCACCACACCGAGTCCATCGGACAGTTGGCGCTCGCCGAGCTGATCGACAGCCATTCCTATGACCGCCATGTGCGCGCGTGCCGGTTGCGGTACCGGCGGCGCCGGGACCAACTCGTGGACCGGCTGGGGGCGCGTCGGCGCGTACGCGGGATCGCGGCCGGGCTGCACGCGCTGGTGGAGGTCGACGACGAGGCGAAGGTGCTGGCGCGCGCGGAGGCGGAGGGGCTCGCGGTGGGGCATCTGGGGGACCACTGGCACACGCCGGGCGGCGAGGGGCGGCCTCAGGGTCTGGTCGTGGGGTACGGGACGCCTCGGGAGCGGGCGTATCCGCAGGCGCTGGAGGTGCTGGGGAAGGTGCTGGAATTGGGCCACTGA
- a CDS encoding ATP-binding protein: MSMWWSLHLRREAASVPLARRLLLGTMESAGVDPDISYDLSLALSEACANAVEHGGDVAHGGSSEAFRVTAYLDGEMCRIEVADSGPGFPAGRPWPLARLVPADAEHGRGLCLIRELADHVHIGHTPGRRGAVVSFDKVLKWRKDAPLLAV; this comes from the coding sequence ATGAGCATGTGGTGGTCACTCCATCTGCGCCGCGAAGCCGCGAGCGTTCCGCTCGCCCGGCGCCTGCTGCTCGGCACGATGGAATCCGCGGGCGTCGATCCCGACATCTCCTACGACCTCTCCCTGGCCCTCAGCGAGGCCTGCGCGAACGCCGTGGAGCACGGCGGGGACGTGGCGCACGGCGGCTCCTCGGAGGCCTTCCGGGTCACCGCTTACCTCGACGGCGAAATGTGCCGCATCGAGGTCGCCGACTCGGGCCCCGGCTTCCCGGCCGGCCGACCCTGGCCGCTGGCCCGGCTCGTGCCCGCCGACGCCGAGCACGGCCGCGGCCTCTGCCTCATCCGGGAGCTCGCCGACCACGTCCACATCGGCCACACGCCCGGCCGGCGTGGCGCGGTGGTCAGCTTCGACAAGGTCCTCAAGTGGCGGAAGGACGCGCCGCTGCTGGCGGTGTAG
- a CDS encoding YcnI family protein — MKASRLAAVGAVAATTVVVLSSPAFAHVSVQPEGAAAKGGYAVVDFKVPNERDNASTTKLEVNFPTDHPLASVMPEPMAGWDIKVTKSKLDKPIDNHGEQLTEAITKVTWTATGKGIEPGYFEKFPVSIGALPEDADQLVFKAIQTYSNEEVVRWIEEQQKGQEEPESPAPVLTLSAAEDGHHNASDTEKASDNSASDAEAASADTAAPADGSDTTARVLGVVGIVVGLVGVAYGVLAGRRRTSA; from the coding sequence ATGAAGGCCTCTCGTCTCGCCGCCGTCGGCGCCGTCGCCGCCACCACCGTCGTCGTGCTGTCCTCGCCCGCTTTCGCCCACGTCTCCGTGCAGCCCGAAGGCGCCGCCGCCAAGGGCGGTTACGCGGTCGTCGACTTCAAGGTCCCCAACGAGCGCGACAACGCCTCGACCACCAAGCTCGAGGTCAACTTCCCGACCGACCACCCGCTGGCCTCGGTCATGCCGGAGCCGATGGCCGGCTGGGACATCAAGGTCACCAAGTCCAAGCTCGACAAGCCCATCGACAACCACGGTGAACAGCTCACGGAGGCCATCACCAAGGTCACCTGGACCGCCACCGGCAAGGGCATCGAGCCCGGCTACTTCGAGAAGTTTCCCGTCTCCATCGGCGCGCTGCCCGAGGACGCCGACCAGCTGGTCTTCAAGGCGATCCAGACGTACTCCAACGAGGAGGTCGTCCGCTGGATCGAGGAGCAGCAGAAGGGCCAGGAGGAGCCCGAGTCGCCGGCACCCGTGCTCACGCTGTCGGCCGCCGAGGACGGGCACCACAATGCGTCGGACACCGAAAAGGCCTCCGACAACTCCGCGTCGGACGCCGAGGCCGCCTCCGCCGACACCGCCGCTCCCGCCGACGGCAGCGACACCACCGCCCGCGTCCTGGGCGTGGTCGGCATCGTCGTCGGCCTGGTGGGCGTGGCGTACGGCGTGCTCGCCGGGCGTCGGCGTACCAGCGCCTGA
- a CDS encoding SCO family protein codes for MRKKTFTAAALLAAATLTLSACGSGDDSSSPVSVVSEEAGSDKAATVLDQPFEKPDLVLTDTQGKKYDFRKETAGKPTLVYFGYTHCPDICPLTMNNIAVAKKQLPKAEQDELRVVFVTTDPARDTPAELGKWLKGIDPEFVGLTGDFSTIQASARTLGISIEPSHKDKNGKVVSVHGTQVVAFSPKTDAGYVLYGEDATVDDYTKDLPKLVKGEKP; via the coding sequence ATGCGCAAGAAGACGTTCACCGCGGCCGCCCTGCTCGCCGCCGCCACCCTGACCCTCTCCGCCTGCGGCAGCGGTGACGACAGCAGTTCGCCCGTGTCCGTGGTCTCCGAGGAGGCCGGCTCGGACAAGGCCGCCACCGTCCTCGACCAGCCGTTCGAGAAGCCGGATCTGGTCCTCACCGACACCCAGGGCAAGAAGTACGACTTCCGCAAGGAGACCGCGGGCAAGCCGACGCTGGTCTACTTCGGCTACACCCACTGCCCCGACATCTGCCCGCTGACGATGAACAACATCGCCGTCGCCAAGAAGCAGCTGCCCAAGGCCGAGCAGGACGAGCTGCGCGTGGTGTTCGTCACCACCGACCCGGCCCGGGACACCCCGGCCGAGCTCGGCAAGTGGCTCAAGGGCATCGACCCCGAGTTCGTCGGCCTGACCGGCGACTTCTCCACCATCCAGGCCAGCGCCCGCACCCTCGGCATCTCCATCGAGCCGTCGCACAAGGACAAGAACGGCAAGGTCGTCTCCGTACACGGCACCCAGGTCGTCGCGTTCTCGCCGAAGACCGATGCGGGGTACGTCCTCTACGGCGAGGACGCCACGGTCGACGACTACACCAAGGACCTCCCCAAGCTCGTCAAGGGGGAGAAGCCGTGA
- a CDS encoding copper chaperone PCu(A)C: MRRFAVPVAVLSGALVLAGCGSDSGSGSGSEGGGGITVARAYMPQPVSDDMAAGFLTIVNDSGTKDELTSVTSDVGEVTVHETVGGAMEEVARLSVPAHGQLVFKSGGTHLMFDKLKRKPKQGQTVSVELHFAQSDPVVVKMPVESATYVPKTIPKTIPKTGH, translated from the coding sequence GTGAGGCGTTTCGCAGTGCCCGTCGCGGTGCTGTCCGGGGCCCTTGTGCTGGCCGGCTGCGGCTCGGACTCCGGATCCGGCTCCGGCTCCGAGGGCGGGGGCGGGATAACCGTCGCCCGTGCCTACATGCCGCAGCCGGTGTCGGACGACATGGCCGCCGGCTTTCTGACCATCGTCAACGACAGCGGTACGAAGGACGAGTTGACCTCCGTGACGAGCGACGTCGGCGAGGTCACCGTGCACGAGACGGTCGGCGGCGCGATGGAGGAGGTCGCCCGGCTCTCCGTCCCCGCCCACGGTCAACTCGTGTTCAAAAGCGGCGGCACCCATCTGATGTTCGACAAGCTGAAGCGCAAGCCGAAACAGGGCCAGACGGTCTCGGTCGAACTGCACTTCGCCCAGTCCGATCCGGTCGTCGTCAAGATGCCGGTGGAGTCGGCGACGTACGTCCCGAAGACCATCCCGAAGACCATCCCGAAGACCGGACACTGA
- a CDS encoding copper resistance protein CopC, whose product MTQTIAPRVRTLVLLLLAATGLLLSSAAPASAHAALTGSDPQQGVVVDKAPTQVSLTFSEQVSTSADSLRVLDPQGKPVQRGKPSNVSGTTYAVQLHSGLPDGTYTVTYQVVSADSHPVSGAYTFSVGAPSSTSVSVSSQTAGGGVVGWLYGFGRYASYAGFIVLVGGAAFVLACWQRGSGVRALQRLVVSGWLALTSATLLLLLLRGSYTGSGKVGDIFDLDLLAQVLQTKTGAALVSRLLLLAAAALFIAVLFGAYDKREEEEKRDLTFGLVIGGGVVAAGLAASWAMSEHASVGIQSGIAMPVDVVHLLAVAAWLGGLTALLVALYRAPADTPVDPSAVRRFSAVAFGSVVALVATGTYQSWRQLGSWSAFTDTRYGQLLLVKIGLVALLVGVAWISRRWTARLAEAVPSVVGRQRVAEKEKVGARAEIGDSAGDASGDSEGAVDSKGAVDSKGAGDSKGTGDSKGTGDSKRAAQLARQQAARDVARQKRARDADPNRFGLRRSVLAEAGVAVVLLAVTTVLTQTEPGRTEEEAKAASSSSSSSSSSTESSGALTLDMSFDTGGQDGKGVVTVDLDPARVGGNEMHVYVRRPNGRAFDIPEVKIAFTLKSKDIGPLPVVPDHITTGHWSASGVQIPMAGDWEVAVTVRTSDIDQTTVSKNAQIG is encoded by the coding sequence TTGACCCAGACCATCGCCCCCCGCGTCCGGACCCTGGTGCTGCTGCTCCTGGCCGCGACCGGACTGCTCCTGTCCTCGGCCGCGCCGGCCTCCGCGCACGCCGCGCTGACCGGCAGCGACCCCCAGCAGGGGGTGGTGGTCGACAAGGCACCCACCCAGGTCTCGCTGACGTTCTCCGAGCAGGTCAGCACCTCCGCCGACTCGCTGCGTGTGCTCGACCCGCAGGGCAAGCCCGTCCAGCGCGGCAAGCCGTCCAACGTGAGCGGCACGACGTACGCCGTGCAACTGCACAGCGGTCTGCCCGACGGCACCTACACCGTCACCTACCAGGTCGTGTCGGCAGACAGTCATCCCGTCTCCGGCGCCTACACCTTCTCCGTCGGCGCCCCCTCGTCCACCTCCGTGTCGGTGTCCTCCCAGACGGCGGGCGGCGGGGTCGTCGGCTGGCTGTACGGCTTCGGGCGGTACGCGTCGTACGCCGGCTTCATCGTGCTGGTCGGCGGCGCCGCCTTCGTGCTCGCCTGCTGGCAGCGCGGCTCCGGCGTACGGGCCCTGCAGCGGCTCGTCGTCTCCGGCTGGCTCGCCCTCACCTCGGCCACCCTCCTGCTGCTGCTCCTGCGCGGCTCCTACACCGGTTCCGGCAAGGTCGGGGACATCTTCGACCTGGACCTGCTCGCGCAGGTGCTGCAGACCAAGACGGGCGCGGCGCTGGTCTCCCGGCTGCTGCTGCTCGCCGCGGCCGCGCTGTTCATCGCGGTGCTCTTCGGGGCGTACGACAAGCGGGAGGAAGAGGAGAAGCGGGACCTGACCTTCGGGCTCGTGATCGGCGGGGGCGTCGTGGCCGCCGGGCTCGCCGCGAGCTGGGCGATGTCCGAGCACGCCTCGGTCGGCATCCAGTCGGGGATCGCGATGCCGGTCGACGTCGTCCACCTGCTGGCCGTCGCGGCCTGGCTCGGCGGGCTCACCGCGCTGCTCGTGGCGCTGTACCGGGCGCCCGCGGACACGCCCGTCGATCCGTCTGCCGTACGGCGGTTCTCCGCCGTCGCCTTCGGCAGCGTCGTCGCGCTGGTCGCGACCGGTACCTACCAGTCGTGGCGCCAGCTCGGCTCCTGGTCGGCGTTCACCGACACGCGGTACGGGCAGCTGCTGCTGGTCAAGATCGGGCTCGTGGCGCTGCTGGTCGGCGTCGCGTGGATCTCGCGGCGGTGGACGGCACGACTGGCGGAGGCGGTGCCGTCGGTGGTGGGGCGTCAGCGGGTGGCGGAGAAGGAGAAGGTGGGCGCGCGGGCCGAGATCGGTGACTCCGCGGGGGACGCTTCCGGGGACTCCGAGGGTGCCGTTGATTCCAAGGGCGCCGTTGATTCCAAGGGCGCCGGTGATTCCAAGGGCACCGGTGATTCCAAGGGCACCGGTGATTCCAAGCGGGCCGCCCAGCTCGCCCGGCAGCAGGCCGCGAGGGACGTGGCGCGGCAGAAACGGGCCCGGGACGCCGACCCGAACCGGTTCGGGCTGCGCCGCTCGGTGCTCGCCGAGGCCGGTGTCGCCGTCGTACTGCTCGCCGTCACCACCGTGCTGACGCAGACCGAGCCCGGGCGTACGGAGGAGGAGGCCAAGGCGGCGTCATCCTCCTCGTCCTCGTCCTCGTCTTCGACGGAGTCGTCCGGGGCCCTGACCCTGGACATGTCGTTCGACACGGGTGGCCAGGACGGCAAGGGTGTCGTGACGGTCGACCTCGACCCCGCGCGCGTGGGCGGCAACGAGATGCACGTCTATGTACGGCGGCCCAACGGCCGCGCCTTCGACATCCCCGAGGTGAAGATCGCCTTCACCTTGAAGTCCAAGGACATCGGGCCGCTGCCCGTCGTCCCCGACCACATCACCACCGGACACTGGTCGGCGAGTGGAGTGCAGATCCCCATGGCGGGCGACTGGGAGGTCGCGGTGACCGTGCGGACCTCCGACATCGACCAGACGACCGTCTCCAAGAACGCGCAGATCGGCTGA
- the efeB gene encoding iron uptake transporter deferrochelatase/peroxidase subunit has product MPDQSIPQARTPETTPGTAPGTAPGATPEGDDFENAAPREGISRRTLLGTAGATGLVLGAAGGGVGYAARPAEATPLTSVGADQVMFHGKHQPGITQGLQARGHLVAFDLAAGAGRKEAAALLRRWSETARRLMAGEAAAHDDTDVARDAGPSSLTVTFGFGHSFFGRTGLEKQRPVSLDPLPDFSSDHLDKRRSDGDLWVQIGANDALVAFHALRAIQKDAGSAARIRWQMNGFNRSPGATAHPMTARNLMGQIDGTRNPKPTDSDFDQRIFVPASGANDPAWMAGGSYAVVRRIRMLLDDWEKLSLKAQENVIGRRKSDGAALSGGTETTAMDLEKTDAKGNLVVPINAHARITRPDQNGGAAMLRRPFSYHDGFDADGVPDAGLLFVCWQADPLRGFVPVQRKLDRGDALSQFIRHEASGLFAVPGGAAEGEYVGQRLLEG; this is encoded by the coding sequence ATGCCTGACCAGTCCATTCCTCAGGCCCGTACTCCTGAGACCACTCCTGGGACCGCTCCTGGGACCGCTCCTGGGGCCACTCCTGAGGGCGACGATTTCGAAAACGCCGCCCCCAGGGAGGGCATTTCACGGCGGACGCTGCTCGGCACCGCCGGTGCCACCGGGCTCGTCCTCGGTGCGGCCGGCGGGGGCGTGGGATATGCCGCCCGGCCCGCCGAGGCCACGCCGCTCACCTCCGTGGGCGCCGATCAGGTGATGTTTCACGGGAAACATCAGCCCGGAATCACCCAGGGCCTCCAGGCCCGCGGCCACCTGGTCGCCTTCGACCTGGCGGCGGGCGCGGGCCGCAAGGAGGCCGCCGCGCTGCTGCGCCGCTGGTCGGAGACGGCCCGGCGGTTGATGGCGGGCGAGGCGGCGGCGCACGACGACACGGATGTGGCCCGGGACGCCGGCCCGTCCTCGCTGACGGTCACCTTCGGCTTCGGGCACAGCTTCTTCGGCCGGACGGGGCTGGAGAAGCAGCGACCGGTCTCGCTGGACCCGCTGCCCGACTTCTCCTCCGACCACCTCGACAAGAGGCGCAGCGACGGCGACCTGTGGGTGCAGATCGGCGCCAACGACGCGCTGGTCGCCTTCCACGCCCTGCGCGCGATCCAGAAGGACGCGGGCAGCGCGGCCCGAATCCGCTGGCAGATGAACGGCTTCAACCGCTCGCCGGGTGCCACCGCCCACCCCATGACGGCACGCAACCTGATGGGCCAGATCGACGGCACCCGCAATCCGAAGCCGACGGACTCCGACTTCGACCAGCGGATCTTCGTGCCCGCGTCCGGTGCGAACGACCCGGCCTGGATGGCAGGCGGCTCCTACGCCGTCGTACGCCGAATCCGCATGCTCCTCGACGACTGGGAGAAGCTCTCCCTCAAGGCACAGGAGAACGTCATCGGGCGCCGCAAGTCCGACGGGGCGGCGCTGTCCGGGGGCACCGAGACGACCGCGATGGACCTGGAGAAGACCGACGCCAAGGGCAACCTGGTCGTCCCGATCAACGCGCACGCACGCATCACGCGGCCCGACCAGAACGGGGGCGCGGCGATGCTCCGCCGCCCGTTCTCGTACCACGACGGCTTCGACGCGGACGGGGTGCCGGACGCGGGCCTGCTCTTCGTCTGCTGGCAGGCCGATCCGCTGCGCGGCTTCGTACCGGTGCAGCGCAAGCTCGACCGGGGCGACGCGCTGTCGCAGTTCATCCGCCATGAGGCGAGCGGCCTGTTCGCGGTGCCGGGCGGGGCGGCGGAGGGGGAGTACGTGGGGCAGCGGTTGCTGGAGGGGTGA
- the pheA gene encoding prephenate dehydratase, with protein sequence MPASYAYLGPEGTFTEVALRTLPEAATRELIPYVSVQSALDAVRLGEAEAAFVPIENSVEGGITTTLDELVAGAPLMIYREVLLSITFALLVRPGTKLSEIKTVSAHPAAQPQVRNWLKKNIPDATWESAASNADAARLVQEGRYDAAFAGEFAASRYGLEALETGIHDAENAQTRFVLVGRPARPAAPTGADKTSVVLWQRDDHPGGLRDLLGEFGTRGINLMLLQSRPTGAGIGNYCFCVDAEGHISDRRVAEALMGLKRICLQVRFLGSYPRADIEVADVRPPLTGTSDEEFVSAADWVARCQDGRF encoded by the coding sequence ATGCCAGCGAGCTATGCGTATCTCGGCCCTGAGGGCACCTTCACCGAAGTCGCTCTGCGCACGCTTCCCGAGGCGGCCACGCGCGAGCTGATCCCCTACGTGTCCGTGCAGTCCGCGCTCGACGCGGTGCGCCTCGGGGAGGCCGAGGCCGCGTTCGTGCCGATCGAGAACTCCGTCGAGGGCGGAATCACGACGACACTCGACGAGCTCGTCGCGGGCGCGCCGCTGATGATCTACCGCGAGGTGCTGCTGTCGATCACCTTCGCGCTGCTGGTCCGGCCGGGCACGAAGCTCTCGGAGATCAAGACGGTCTCCGCCCACCCTGCCGCCCAGCCGCAGGTGCGCAACTGGCTCAAGAAGAACATCCCGGACGCCACCTGGGAATCGGCCGCCTCCAACGCGGACGCCGCCCGTCTGGTCCAGGAGGGCCGCTACGACGCGGCCTTCGCGGGTGAGTTCGCGGCTTCCCGGTACGGCCTGGAGGCCCTGGAGACCGGGATCCACGACGCGGAGAACGCCCAGACGCGGTTCGTGCTGGTCGGCCGGCCCGCCCGGCCCGCCGCCCCGACCGGCGCGGACAAGACCTCCGTCGTGCTGTGGCAGCGCGACGACCACCCTGGCGGCCTGCGCGACCTGCTGGGCGAGTTCGGCACGCGGGGCATCAACCTGATGCTGCTGCAGTCCCGGCCCACGGGTGCCGGCATCGGCAACTACTGCTTCTGCGTCGACGCCGAGGGCCACATCTCCGACCGCCGCGTCGCCGAGGCCCTGATGGGCCTCAAGCGGATCTGCCTCCAGGTGCGCTTCCTCGGCTCGTACCCGCGTGCGGACATTGAGGTGGCGGACGTACGGCCTCCGCTGACGGGGACCTCGGACGAGGAGTTCGTCTCGGCGGCGGACTGGGTGGCGCGATGCCAGGACGGCCGGTTCTGA
- the serS gene encoding serine--tRNA ligase, with protein MIDLRLLREDPDRVRASQRARGEDVALVDSLLSADERRRSSGVRFDELRAEQKALGKLIPKASGDEKAELLKKASQLAADVKAADAERDAAATETQELLVQLSNLVHPDVPVGGEEDFVTLETNGTIRDFGAEGFEPKDHLELGTLLGAIDVERGAKVSGSRFYFLTGVGALLELALVNAAIAQATAAGFTPMLTPALVRPQSMAGTGFLGQAAQDVYHLDKDDLYLVGTSEVPLAAYHMDEIIDADRLPLRYAGFSPCFRREAGSHGKDTRGIFRVHQFDKVEMFSYVAPEDSQAEHQRLLDWEKQWLNSLELPYRVIDVASGDLGSSASRKFDCEAWIPTQGKYRELTSTSDCTEFQSRRLSIRVRDGKQVKPLATLNGTLCAVPRTIVAILENHQQADGSVRVPEVLRPYLGGRELLEPVAK; from the coding sequence GTGATTGACCTTCGCCTGCTCCGTGAGGACCCCGACCGTGTGCGTGCGTCGCAGCGCGCCCGTGGAGAGGACGTCGCGCTCGTCGACTCCCTCCTGTCCGCCGACGAGCGGCGCAGGTCGTCCGGCGTCCGCTTCGACGAACTGCGTGCCGAGCAGAAGGCGCTCGGCAAGCTGATCCCCAAGGCCTCGGGAGACGAGAAGGCCGAGCTGCTGAAGAAGGCGAGCCAGCTCGCCGCCGACGTCAAGGCGGCCGACGCCGAGCGCGACGCGGCCGCCACCGAGACCCAGGAACTGCTCGTCCAGCTCAGCAACCTCGTCCACCCGGACGTGCCCGTGGGTGGCGAGGAGGACTTCGTCACGCTGGAGACGAACGGCACCATCCGCGACTTCGGCGCCGAGGGCTTCGAGCCCAAGGACCACCTCGAGCTCGGCACGCTCCTCGGCGCGATCGACGTCGAGCGCGGCGCGAAGGTCTCGGGTTCGCGCTTCTACTTCCTGACGGGTGTGGGCGCGCTGCTGGAGCTGGCGCTGGTGAACGCGGCGATCGCGCAGGCCACCGCGGCCGGCTTCACGCCCATGCTCACCCCCGCGCTGGTCCGCCCCCAGTCGATGGCCGGCACCGGCTTCCTCGGCCAGGCGGCCCAGGACGTGTACCACCTCGACAAGGACGACCTCTACCTCGTCGGCACCTCCGAGGTCCCCCTCGCCGCGTACCACATGGACGAGATCATCGACGCCGACCGCCTACCGCTGCGCTACGCGGGCTTCTCGCCCTGCTTCCGCCGCGAGGCCGGCTCGCACGGCAAGGACACGCGGGGCATCTTCCGCGTACACCAGTTCGACAAGGTCGAGATGTTCTCGTACGTCGCCCCGGAGGACTCACAGGCCGAGCACCAGCGCCTGCTGGACTGGGAGAAGCAGTGGCTGAACTCCCTGGAGCTGCCGTACCGCGTGATCGACGTGGCCAGCGGTGACCTGGGCTCCTCAGCCTCCCGCAAGTTCGACTGCGAGGCGTGGATCCCGACCCAGGGCAAGTACCGCGAACTGACCTCGACCTCGGACTGCACCGAGTTCCAGTCCCGCCGCCTGTCGATCCGCGTCCGCGACGGCAAGCAGGTCAAGCCGCTGGCGACGCTGAACGGCACGCTGTGCGCCGTACCGCGCACGATCGTGGCGATCCTGGAGAACCACCAGCAGGCCGACGGTTCCGTCCGGGTCCCCGAGGTGCTGCGTCCGTACCTCGGCGGCCGGGAGCTCCTGGAGCCGGTCGCCAAGTGA